Proteins encoded within one genomic window of Thioploca ingrica:
- a CDS encoding ATPase AAA: protein MSFITVGNALGCTINSHRRGWDGSICKNAETWNCSAKQQFRTDYCQQGDPRCYHIHIFEEANPYCLIDDLGIGWLLEPYPDALNNQILLFWGKRFQEPRGISDINMRPKDYVFGAYRVKSVSPQKINEFKTLWKIEPYLDGWTRFQQPYILTVYYKSIIGGVYLKEVNRVAVENMFEKAAEQASSPHPNWTMPQDAERFENFHAHLQEWFELAREDALKIQQTMVHTYSVNRSPTAVIPLRGPFEGLKNLDIKKPITTTVITTHKPIKNGTLSPTYPIIEKEATKEKIKTIYSKEVLDAVMAASFTKNILILTGSPGVGKSSLAIDLIDDYERKLIVSVGSTWRGREDLLGYVNPISNEFEPTDFTKFLCKAETAWRKNDKRTYVVIFEEFNLSQPEYWFADILVRSQYPEEQEKLRMIELGGKSIRGVSNNTSKVLISPALRFIATINNDHTTLSLSPRVLDRTSIVELSLEPRTTLDRAKLDLEEKQIMSIEELDALLKYKNAMFSLRAAESLKRCLDNMQTLDMNSTWDALDIVLIQQVLTKVRLMVGDPGNDSLMQGLEEWTENYGKYLRRCANLVNSWTEALKDGRDIIQA, encoded by the coding sequence ATGAGTTTTATTACGGTTGGCAACGCTTTAGGTTGCACCATTAATTCTCACCGGCGCGGGTGGGATGGCAGTATTTGTAAAAATGCTGAAACCTGGAATTGTTCTGCCAAACAACAATTTCGTACCGACTATTGTCAACAAGGTGATCCACGTTGTTATCATATCCATATTTTTGAAGAAGCCAATCCCTATTGTTTAATCGATGACTTAGGAATTGGGTGGTTATTAGAACCTTACCCCGATGCTTTAAACAATCAAATTTTACTGTTTTGGGGTAAACGTTTTCAAGAACCTCGTGGAATTAGTGATATTAACATGAGACCAAAAGATTATGTATTTGGTGCCTATCGCGTTAAAAGTGTTTCTCCACAAAAAATTAATGAATTTAAGACGTTATGGAAAATAGAGCCTTATTTAGATGGTTGGACTCGATTTCAACAGCCTTATATTTTGACAGTTTATTATAAAAGTATTATTGGTGGAGTTTATCTTAAAGAAGTCAATCGGGTGGCCGTAGAAAATATGTTCGAAAAAGCGGCTGAGCAAGCCTCTAGTCCTCACCCGAATTGGACCATGCCTCAAGATGCTGAACGTTTTGAAAATTTTCATGCACATTTGCAAGAATGGTTTGAACTCGCTCGAGAAGATGCGTTAAAAATACAGCAAACCATGGTACATACTTATAGTGTTAATCGGAGTCCCACCGCAGTGATACCGTTAAGAGGCCCTTTTGAAGGATTAAAAAATTTAGATATCAAAAAACCAATTACCACCACGGTCATTACTACCCATAAACCGATAAAAAATGGTACCTTGAGTCCGACTTATCCCATTATAGAAAAAGAAGCGACTAAAGAAAAAATCAAAACGATTTATAGTAAGGAAGTTTTAGATGCGGTCATGGCGGCTTCATTCACCAAAAATATTCTTATCCTCACCGGCAGTCCTGGCGTAGGCAAAAGTAGTTTAGCAATTGATTTAATTGATGATTATGAACGTAAATTGATTGTGTCAGTGGGTTCAACTTGGCGAGGTCGAGAAGATTTATTAGGTTATGTTAATCCCATTAGTAATGAATTTGAACCGACTGATTTTACTAAATTTTTATGTAAAGCCGAAACGGCTTGGCGAAAAAATGATAAACGTACTTATGTCGTTATTTTTGAAGAATTTAATTTGAGTCAACCCGAATACTGGTTTGCGGATATTTTAGTCCGTTCTCAATATCCGGAAGAACAAGAAAAATTACGGATGATTGAATTGGGAGGTAAAAGTATCCGCGGTGTTTCTAACAATACCAGCAAAGTATTAATTTCACCGGCACTTCGCTTTATAGCTACTATCAATAATGATCATACGACTTTATCCTTATCACCGCGCGTGTTAGATCGGACTTCCATCGTGGAATTATCTTTGGAACCCAGAACTACTTTAGATCGCGCTAAACTCGATTTAGAGGAAAAACAAATCATGTCAATCGAAGAATTAGATGCGTTGCTCAAATATAAAAACGCAATGTTTTCCTTACGAGCGGCTGAATCATTAAAACGCTGTCTAGACAATATGCAAACACTGGATATGAATAGCACTTGGGATGCTTTAGACATTGTCTTAATCCAACAAGTACTGACGAAAGTTAGACTCATGGTAGGTGATCCCGGTAATGATAGCCTGATGCAAGGTTTAGAGGAATGGACGGAAAATTATGGTAAATATTTGCGTCGCTGTGCCAATCTGGTTAATAGTTGGACAGAGGCTTTAAAAGACGGTCGAGATATTATTCAAGCGTAA
- a CDS encoding RND family efflux transporter MFP subunit → MVKQVIKITALVGMSSYLCLTTATEMVGEYYEVHTHEVSPPVSVSGTVIPKKEVTLSAQLPGRVELIAGEEGDAFSESTVLVALDDRELLAQRRAAIADWRNAQATLRNAGIQYSREYRSPDSPEKAPGGMGLPHLFDQFVTKPLSDLLSESDDSLDRNANLYRYGTQVEQAQGTLMQAQSRIEQIDAKLRDAESQAPFDGVITKKLVEVGDTVQPGQPLLQFADIEHLQLEVDVPARLVSALKVGKTVTAKLDVLSKRVNVTVARIFPVADRQRHTVKVKLDLSLDTDEQKYISPGQYAQIDIPDIKAAGQQKLLLVPTAAVDQGSSLPSICVAKGNNQYETRLVRLGQTMSSSQVGEINPRFREHEFISILSGLKEGDQIVVTDSSKPTPCVTQH, encoded by the coding sequence ATGGTGAAACAAGTTATTAAAATAACTGCTTTGGTTGGGATGTCCTCGTACCTGTGTCTCACAACCGCTACAGAAATGGTAGGAGAGTATTATGAAGTACATACCCACGAGGTGAGCCCACCGGTGAGTGTGAGTGGTACAGTGATCCCGAAGAAAGAAGTCACCTTATCAGCACAATTACCCGGACGCGTGGAACTGATTGCTGGCGAAGAAGGTGATGCCTTTAGTGAAAGTACGGTATTAGTCGCTTTGGATGATAGAGAATTGCTGGCACAGCGACGTGCTGCCATTGCGGATTGGAGAAATGCTCAAGCGACATTACGCAATGCCGGCATCCAATATTCTCGCGAATATCGGTCCCCGGATTCACCCGAAAAAGCACCCGGAGGGATGGGTTTGCCTCATCTATTTGATCAATTTGTGACCAAACCACTGAGCGATTTGCTGAGTGAAAGTGATGATTCACTCGATCGCAACGCTAACCTTTATCGTTATGGCACTCAGGTTGAACAGGCACAGGGAACGCTTATGCAAGCACAATCGCGGATTGAACAAATTGATGCTAAGTTACGTGATGCCGAAAGTCAAGCACCCTTTGATGGCGTTATCACTAAAAAATTAGTCGAAGTGGGAGATACCGTGCAACCCGGTCAACCCTTACTGCAGTTTGCTGACATCGAACATTTGCAATTGGAAGTCGATGTGCCCGCTCGGTTAGTTAGTGCTCTCAAAGTGGGAAAAACCGTTACGGCTAAACTGGATGTCTTAAGCAAACGCGTTAATGTGACCGTCGCCCGAATTTTTCCGGTCGCGGATCGACAACGTCATACCGTCAAGGTTAAATTGGATCTTTCTTTGGACACCGATGAGCAAAAATATATCAGTCCAGGTCAATATGCCCAAATTGATATTCCTGATATCAAAGCCGCCGGTCAACAGAAATTACTCTTAGTGCCAACGGCAGCGGTTGACCAAGGCAGTAGCTTACCGAGTATTTGTGTTGCCAAGGGTAATAATCAATATGAAACCCGTTTAGTTAGACTCGGTCAAACGATGAGTTCTTCACAAGTGGGTGAGATTAACCCTCGGTTTCGTGAGCATGAATTTATAAGTATTCTCAGCGGGTTAAAAGAAGGTGATCAAATTGTGGTGACTGATTCATCCAAACCAACACCTTGTGTAACCCAACATTGA